The following are encoded in a window of Mycolicibacterium tusciae JS617 genomic DNA:
- a CDS encoding MFS transporter, which yields MSTETSDPDLVGGIPRRRIVIASMVGTTIEFYDFYIYATAAVSVFPHLFFPKGDPTTALLASLATFGLAFVARPVGSVLFGHFGDRVGRKATLVASLLVMGIATFAIGLLPTYSQVGILAPALLAIMRFSQGLALGGEWSGAALLATETAKPGRRGWAAMWPQLGAPFGFLLANSLFVGLLLWLGHGSVKPDLDGAFLTWGWRIPFLLSAVMVAIGLYVRLRLVETPVFTRAVERGEKVKAPVAEVFRTSWRQLIIGTFVMLATYTIFYIVTTWALSFGTGQRPPDGKGLGFAYVDFLQLQLIAVLFFAATLPLSGLVSDRFGRRRSLLVVTAGIMAYGALFAPMLGSGSASEGTMLLFLIIGMTLMGFTFGPMSAVLPELFPTNVRYTGSGISYNVASILGAAVAPFIATWLATSYGVGWVGLYLFIAACLSFIAILVMRETKDASLDSVGEPDPETVITP from the coding sequence ATGAGCACCGAGACGTCAGACCCCGATCTGGTCGGCGGAATTCCGCGTCGCCGTATCGTGATCGCCTCGATGGTGGGTACCACCATCGAGTTCTACGACTTCTACATCTACGCCACCGCCGCGGTTTCGGTGTTCCCGCACCTGTTCTTCCCCAAGGGTGATCCGACGACGGCACTTTTGGCCTCGCTGGCCACCTTCGGTCTCGCCTTTGTGGCCCGCCCGGTGGGCTCGGTCCTGTTCGGTCATTTCGGCGATCGAGTGGGCCGCAAGGCCACCCTGGTCGCCTCCCTGCTGGTGATGGGGATTGCGACCTTCGCGATTGGGCTGTTGCCGACCTACTCCCAGGTGGGCATCCTGGCTCCCGCGCTGCTGGCGATCATGCGCTTTTCGCAGGGGTTGGCGCTCGGCGGCGAATGGAGCGGGGCGGCGCTGCTGGCCACCGAGACTGCGAAGCCAGGTAGGCGAGGCTGGGCTGCGATGTGGCCGCAACTCGGGGCGCCGTTCGGATTCCTGTTGGCCAACAGCCTTTTCGTGGGGTTGCTGCTGTGGCTCGGTCACGGCAGTGTCAAGCCCGATCTGGACGGGGCGTTCTTGACGTGGGGCTGGCGCATACCGTTCTTGCTGAGCGCCGTGATGGTGGCCATCGGCCTGTATGTGCGGTTGCGCCTCGTCGAGACACCGGTGTTCACCCGCGCCGTCGAGCGTGGTGAGAAAGTGAAAGCACCCGTGGCCGAAGTATTTCGGACCAGTTGGCGCCAGCTGATCATCGGCACCTTCGTGATGCTGGCGACCTACACGATCTTCTACATCGTGACGACCTGGGCTCTGAGCTTCGGCACTGGGCAGCGGCCGCCAGACGGCAAGGGCCTCGGGTTCGCCTACGTCGACTTCCTGCAGCTACAGCTGATCGCCGTGCTGTTCTTCGCGGCAACGTTGCCCTTGTCGGGCTTGGTCTCCGACCGCTTCGGCCGCAGGCGCTCGTTGCTGGTCGTCACCGCCGGAATCATGGCCTACGGTGCGCTATTCGCCCCGATGCTCGGATCCGGTAGTGCCTCCGAAGGCACAATGCTGCTCTTCTTGATCATTGGAATGACATTGATGGGCTTCACTTTTGGCCCAATGAGCGCGGTCCTGCCCGAACTGTTTCCGACGAATGTGCGGTATACGGGATCGGGAATCTCCTACAACGTCGCGAGCATTCTGGGGGCCGCGGTAGCGCCGTTCATCGCCACCTGGCTCGCCACGTCCTACGGCGTGGGCTGGGTGGGCCTGTACCTCTTCATTGCGGCGTGTTTGAGCTTTATTGCAATTCTGGTCATGCGCGAAACCAAGGACGCCTCGTTGGATTCTGTAGGCGAGCCAGACCCAGAAACAGTCATCACTCCCTAG
- a CDS encoding carboxymuconolactone decarboxylase family protein has translation MTKPRIASSAAFSSIPLDDLGQGDRINLGVASILGHRPEVAGALGALKAALVSTGTLSPRLVELVRLRIAFHNQCRSCMSVRYQSAIDDGLTEDLVCSLEQPAEADDLTAAERSALRYADLFATNHLAIDDSVYDDLRRHFTEEELVELGVHCAYAVGMGRLAATWSVTADVPDAFRSTSDSPLAPWDSEGVVASG, from the coding sequence GTGACGAAGCCCCGGATTGCCTCTTCTGCGGCCTTCTCGTCGATCCCGCTGGATGACCTCGGGCAGGGCGACCGGATCAACCTCGGAGTGGCGTCGATACTCGGGCATCGGCCCGAGGTGGCGGGTGCTCTGGGCGCATTGAAGGCGGCGCTCGTCTCCACCGGCACGCTGTCGCCGCGGCTCGTCGAACTGGTGAGACTGCGGATCGCCTTCCATAACCAGTGCCGCAGTTGCATGTCGGTGCGCTACCAGAGCGCCATCGACGACGGGCTCACCGAGGACCTGGTGTGCTCGCTCGAACAACCGGCCGAGGCTGACGACCTCACTGCGGCCGAACGCAGCGCGCTGCGATATGCCGACCTGTTCGCCACCAATCACCTGGCGATCGACGACAGCGTCTACGACGACCTGCGCAGGCACTTCACTGAGGAGGAGCTCGTCGAACTCGGTGTGCACTGCGCCTATGCGGTGGGCATGGGCCGGCTGGCGGCGACGTGGAGCGTCACCGCCGACGTGCCCGACGCATTTCGGTCCACCTCGGATTCGCCTCTGGCGCCGTGGGATTCCGAAGGCGTTGTTGCATCCGGGTAG
- a CDS encoding cytochrome P450 encodes MDEAAKVFADPASYTNEATLHAALTHLRAHAPVSWVEVPDYRPFWAITKHADIMAIERANDVFTNSPRPVLMTEEGDEQQAAVGINTLIHMDDPQHRVVRAIGADWFRPKAMRALKVRVDELAKRFVDQMVAAGPECDFVQQVAVNYPLYVIMSMLGLPEQDFPQMLKYTQELFGNDDAELQRGTTKEEQMTALLEMFAYFTAVTASRREAPTDDLASAIANATIDGEPLNDIETVSYYAIVAAAGHDTTSAVISGGMHALIDHPDQRERLRANMDLMPTATEEMIRWVTPVKEFMRTAREDTEVRGVGIAAGESVLLSYVSSNRDEDVFDEPFRFDVGREPNKHNAFGYGVHFCLGAALARMEVNSFFSELIPRLDSVELTGDPAYTATIFVGGPKHLPIRYSLR; translated from the coding sequence ATGGATGAAGCGGCGAAGGTCTTCGCCGACCCTGCGTCGTATACCAATGAGGCGACTCTGCATGCGGCACTGACACATCTGCGAGCCCATGCGCCGGTGTCATGGGTCGAGGTGCCCGACTACCGGCCATTCTGGGCCATCACCAAACACGCCGACATCATGGCGATCGAACGGGCCAACGACGTCTTCACCAACTCGCCGCGTCCAGTGTTGATGACGGAGGAAGGCGATGAGCAGCAGGCCGCCGTCGGCATCAACACGCTCATCCACATGGACGATCCCCAACATCGTGTGGTGCGGGCGATCGGCGCAGACTGGTTTCGCCCGAAGGCCATGCGGGCGCTCAAAGTTCGTGTCGATGAGCTCGCGAAGCGGTTCGTCGACCAGATGGTGGCAGCAGGACCGGAGTGCGATTTCGTGCAGCAGGTCGCGGTGAATTATCCGTTGTACGTGATCATGTCGATGCTCGGCCTTCCGGAGCAGGACTTCCCGCAGATGCTCAAGTACACCCAGGAGTTGTTCGGTAACGACGATGCGGAGTTGCAGCGCGGTACGACAAAAGAGGAGCAGATGACAGCTCTGCTCGAGATGTTCGCCTACTTCACGGCGGTTACAGCTTCACGCCGTGAGGCGCCGACCGACGATCTGGCGTCGGCCATTGCCAACGCCACCATCGACGGTGAACCGCTCAACGACATCGAAACCGTGTCGTACTACGCGATCGTCGCCGCCGCGGGGCACGACACCACCAGCGCCGTCATCTCAGGCGGAATGCACGCGCTCATCGACCATCCAGACCAACGCGAGCGGCTACGCGCGAATATGGACCTCATGCCAACGGCCACCGAGGAGATGATCCGATGGGTCACGCCGGTGAAGGAGTTCATGCGCACCGCTCGGGAGGACACCGAGGTGCGCGGTGTCGGAATCGCGGCGGGGGAGTCGGTGCTGCTTTCCTATGTCTCGTCGAATCGCGACGAGGACGTCTTCGATGAACCGTTTCGATTCGACGTGGGCCGCGAACCCAACAAGCACAACGCCTTCGGCTATGGCGTGCACTTCTGTCTGGGCGCAGCGCTGGCCCGGATGGAAGTCAACAGCTTCTTCTCTGAGCTGATACCCCGGCTGGACTCGGTAGAACTGACCGGAGATCCGGCGTACACCGCGACAATCTTTGTCGGCGGGCCCAAGCACCTGCCGATCAGGTATTCGCTGCGATGA
- a CDS encoding LLM class F420-dependent oxidoreductase: protein MGTGAGLKVDGGVFSQLHAVVDAAVTLERRGYDGCWSAEVNHDPFLPLTLAAEHTETIELGTSIAVAFARNPMTVANVGWDLQDYSRGRLNLGLGSQIQPHIEKRFSMPWSRPVPRMREFVLALHEIWACWHDGSKLRFEGDFYTHKLMTPMFTPEPHAYGVPKVFIAAVGEAMTEMTGEVADGILAHAFTTKRYFEEVTMPALTRGMAKSGRQRDDFQVSCPLFVVTGSDESELDAAAVGTRKQIAFYGSTPAYKKVLDLHGWGELHDQLHGLSLKGDWDGMGALIDDGILDTFAVVAPIDKLAGKIRDRCDGLIDRVMVGFPNSISESTISAVLKELREPTAQ from the coding sequence ATGGGTACCGGCGCCGGCCTCAAGGTCGACGGCGGCGTTTTCAGCCAGCTCCATGCCGTGGTCGACGCGGCGGTGACCTTGGAGCGGCGCGGCTATGACGGCTGCTGGAGCGCCGAGGTGAACCACGATCCGTTCCTGCCTTTGACGCTCGCCGCCGAGCACACCGAAACCATCGAACTGGGCACCAGCATCGCCGTGGCGTTTGCGCGAAACCCGATGACGGTCGCGAACGTCGGCTGGGATCTCCAGGACTACTCGAGGGGCCGGCTGAACCTGGGTCTGGGCTCTCAGATCCAACCGCACATCGAGAAGCGCTTCAGCATGCCGTGGAGCCGGCCGGTGCCCCGAATGCGGGAGTTCGTGCTGGCGTTGCACGAGATCTGGGCATGCTGGCATGACGGTTCGAAGTTGCGGTTCGAGGGCGATTTCTACACACACAAGTTGATGACGCCGATGTTCACGCCAGAGCCGCATGCCTACGGTGTGCCGAAAGTGTTCATCGCAGCAGTGGGTGAAGCGATGACCGAGATGACGGGTGAAGTCGCCGACGGAATTCTCGCGCATGCCTTCACGACCAAGCGTTACTTCGAAGAGGTGACCATGCCCGCGCTGACGCGCGGGATGGCCAAGTCGGGCCGGCAGCGCGATGACTTCCAGGTGTCGTGCCCACTGTTCGTCGTCACGGGTTCCGACGAGTCGGAGCTGGATGCCGCCGCGGTCGGCACCCGAAAGCAGATCGCGTTCTACGGTTCGACACCCGCCTATAAGAAGGTCCTCGATCTGCACGGCTGGGGAGAGCTGCACGACCAGCTGCACGGCCTGTCGCTGAAAGGCGACTGGGACGGTATGGGCGCGCTCATCGACGATGGGATCCTCGACACGTTCGCGGTGGTGGCTCCAATCGACAAGCTGGCGGGCAAGATTCGAGACCGGTGCGACGGCCTGATCGACCGGGTCATGGTGGGTTTCCCGAACTCGATCTCGGAATCAACAATCTCGGCGGTATTGAAAGAGTTGCGCGAGCCGACTGCACAGTGA
- a CDS encoding acyl-CoA carboxylase subunit beta produces MTNEQGWKETLEDLDLRRERSRAMGGSERLAKHHGKGKLDARARLDHLLDKGTFREFGTLVGGEIAADGIVAGSGLIDGSPVMVGAEDFTTLAGSIGPGGNAKRYRLAELALRDRIPLVMLLEGAGFRPSGENYGRTPTDLLAQAQCSGKVPMVGGLLGPSAGHGALVAPVCDWTVMSKQGAIFTAGPPVVKESTGEDISKEDLGGPSVAIASGVIHNLAEDDEAVLDDIRRYLSYFPPSAWSYPASLPSDDASEPRSTPELLDIVPRGNRRVYDMRAVLDVVFDERGWFEVQPKFGPAMICGLAHLGGHPVAVVANQPKVIAGSIDADAADKAAHFINVADSFHLPIVFLADNPGMLPGSRSEKTGVLRSGARMFAAQTAATTLKLHVTLRKAYGFGSMVMSLLGFDNQSATFAYPGATMGAMSAAALSKASHAGEDMEAKLRKAEVEASFRSAGHLGFDDLIHPEETRNALLSALQRGIYSRQAAAEPVSRTVITP; encoded by the coding sequence ATGACGAACGAGCAGGGCTGGAAGGAGACGCTCGAAGATCTCGATCTTCGGCGTGAGCGTTCGCGGGCGATGGGCGGCTCCGAGCGACTGGCCAAGCACCACGGCAAGGGCAAGCTCGACGCCCGTGCGCGCCTCGACCACCTTCTCGACAAGGGCACCTTCCGGGAATTCGGCACCCTCGTCGGCGGTGAGATCGCCGCCGACGGAATTGTCGCCGGCTCAGGTCTCATCGATGGATCACCGGTGATGGTCGGGGCGGAAGACTTCACCACGCTGGCGGGCAGCATCGGCCCCGGAGGGAACGCGAAGCGCTACCGGCTTGCGGAGCTGGCGCTGCGGGACCGGATTCCGTTGGTGATGCTGCTCGAGGGTGCCGGCTTCCGACCCAGCGGCGAGAACTACGGCCGCACCCCCACAGATCTGCTCGCCCAGGCACAGTGCTCGGGCAAGGTGCCGATGGTCGGCGGACTGCTCGGCCCGTCGGCGGGCCATGGCGCACTGGTCGCTCCGGTCTGCGACTGGACCGTCATGAGCAAGCAGGGCGCGATCTTCACCGCCGGCCCGCCGGTCGTGAAAGAGTCTACGGGCGAGGATATTTCGAAGGAAGACCTGGGTGGACCGTCGGTGGCCATCGCCAGCGGGGTGATCCACAATCTGGCCGAGGACGACGAGGCGGTCCTCGACGACATCCGCCGGTATCTGTCGTACTTCCCGCCGAGCGCGTGGTCGTATCCGGCGTCGCTGCCCTCAGACGATGCGAGCGAACCGCGCTCGACGCCTGAGCTGCTCGACATCGTGCCGCGAGGCAACCGGCGCGTCTACGACATGCGCGCCGTACTCGACGTGGTGTTCGACGAGCGTGGCTGGTTCGAGGTGCAACCGAAATTCGGACCGGCGATGATCTGTGGGCTCGCCCATCTGGGCGGCCACCCCGTCGCCGTGGTGGCCAATCAGCCCAAGGTGATCGCCGGGTCCATCGACGCCGACGCCGCCGACAAGGCAGCACATTTCATCAACGTCGCCGACTCGTTCCATCTGCCGATCGTGTTCCTCGCCGACAATCCCGGCATGCTGCCGGGTAGCCGATCGGAGAAGACCGGCGTGCTGCGCAGCGGTGCCCGCATGTTCGCCGCCCAGACCGCGGCGACGACGCTGAAGCTGCACGTAACCCTGCGCAAGGCCTACGGTTTCGGGTCGATGGTGATGTCGCTGCTGGGCTTCGACAATCAGAGCGCGACGTTCGCCTACCCGGGGGCGACGATGGGCGCGATGAGTGCCGCTGCGCTCAGCAAGGCCTCCCACGCTGGTGAGGACATGGAGGCCAAGCTGCGCAAGGCGGAGGTGGAGGCGTCCTTCCGGTCGGCGGGCCATCTCGGCTTCGACGACCTGATCCACCCCGAGGAGACGCGCAACGCCCTGCTGTCCGCGCTGCAGCGCGGGATCTACAGCAGGCAGGCCGCCGCAGAACCGGTGAGCCGCACCGTCATAACGCCCTAG
- a CDS encoding TIGR03857 family LLM class F420-dependent oxidoreductase encodes MTATERVLDELGYYLLAGAGGEGPAGLMDEARRGEELGFGTGFISERWNVKEASSLTGAALAVTNRMQIATAATNHNTRHPLITGSYATTMHRLSKGRFTLGIGRGIAAVYGAFGVPAVTTAQMEDFAQVMRRLWHGELVFNHDGPIGKYQLLFLDPDFNEDIRLAIVAFGPQTLALGGREFDDVILHTYFTPETLQRAVKTVKDAAEQAGRNPDDVKVWSCFATVGDHLPEELRLKKTVARLATYLQGYGELLINTNGWDLSVLQRFRDDQVVQSIGGGIDHKATAEQIEHIATLIPDEWLEPSATGSARQCVDRIRKEFDYGADAVIMHGATPDELEPIVAEYRATV; translated from the coding sequence ATGACGGCGACTGAACGCGTATTGGACGAACTCGGCTACTACCTGCTCGCCGGAGCGGGCGGCGAGGGACCGGCCGGGTTGATGGACGAGGCGCGCCGCGGTGAGGAGTTGGGCTTCGGTACGGGATTCATCTCGGAGCGATGGAACGTCAAAGAAGCGTCGTCGTTGACCGGCGCCGCGTTGGCGGTCACCAACCGGATGCAGATCGCCACCGCTGCGACGAACCACAACACCCGCCATCCGTTGATCACCGGGTCATACGCCACCACCATGCACCGGCTGTCGAAGGGTCGCTTCACGCTCGGAATCGGTCGCGGTATCGCGGCGGTGTACGGGGCCTTCGGTGTGCCCGCTGTGACGACCGCGCAGATGGAGGACTTCGCGCAGGTCATGCGAAGGCTCTGGCACGGTGAACTCGTCTTCAACCACGACGGTCCGATCGGCAAGTATCAGCTGCTGTTCCTGGATCCGGACTTCAACGAGGACATCCGGCTCGCGATCGTGGCATTCGGTCCGCAGACGCTGGCGCTGGGTGGTCGCGAGTTCGACGACGTCATCCTGCACACCTACTTCACGCCCGAGACCCTGCAACGCGCGGTCAAGACCGTCAAGGACGCCGCGGAACAGGCCGGCCGCAACCCCGATGACGTCAAGGTATGGTCGTGCTTCGCGACGGTCGGCGACCATCTGCCCGAGGAACTGCGGCTGAAGAAGACGGTGGCGCGACTGGCGACCTACCTGCAGGGTTACGGCGAACTCCTGATCAACACCAACGGCTGGGATCTCTCAGTGCTGCAACGTTTCAGGGATGACCAGGTGGTCCAATCGATCGGCGGCGGCATCGATCACAAGGCCACTGCCGAGCAGATCGAGCATATCGCCACGCTCATCCCCGACGAGTGGCTGGAGCCGTCGGCCACGGGTTCGGCGCGGCAATGTGTGGACCGCATCCGAAAGGAGTTCGACTACGGCGCCGACGCGGTGATCATGCACGGCGCGACGCCCGACGAGCTCGAACCGATCGTCGCCGAATACCGCGCCACAGTGTGA
- a CDS encoding nuclear transport factor 2 family protein, translating into MTRSAREVVELYNLVVWNERKFDLAEELMGDSVIRHDVGESTVLTHAQAVARIVDHWEMFETIRFDLNLVVAGDDGEHVAVVYQSPMELKDGTKTDVGSMEIFRVVDGRIVEVWNCGYKQGIWQ; encoded by the coding sequence ATGACCCGATCAGCCCGAGAAGTGGTTGAGCTCTACAACCTCGTCGTCTGGAACGAGCGCAAGTTCGACTTGGCAGAGGAGCTCATGGGGGACAGCGTGATTCGCCATGACGTCGGAGAGTCGACGGTGCTCACCCATGCGCAGGCGGTTGCGCGCATCGTGGACCACTGGGAGATGTTCGAGACGATTCGCTTCGATCTCAACCTGGTGGTGGCGGGTGATGACGGTGAGCACGTCGCCGTCGTCTACCAGTCACCGATGGAACTGAAGGACGGCACCAAGACCGACGTCGGCAGCATGGAGATCTTCCGGGTGGTCGACGGCAGGATCGTCGAAGTGTGGAATTGCGGCTACAAACAAGGGATCTGGCAATGA
- a CDS encoding phosphotransferase, giving the protein MVSAGTTSEPVRRRHPAVPDAIDALTPDWLTSELGSDVTDVRVEQIAMDSGFSSLLYRLHLTGDGVPPTLIAKLPAVSEARGAMELLGGYRRELAFYRHVAGHAPIATPRVYAARMEPDSVDFILLLEDLQAWDNADHLAGLSMSRARLCIEQLAGLHAWSANPANTAALQEFPSIDTPIARDLLVPAFAPGWRVYLENCAGSVPASVGQFAEDFAQRAMAALPALTERDMLLHGDIRADNLFFDGDEMKVVDFQFAARGCGAADIAYLVTQGLRSEAREGHDELLVREYLDHLVAQGVTDYSFDDAWRHYRYAAVYLMVLPVITLNGWDALPERSRQLCLTLTDRAVAAIDGIDALEVFE; this is encoded by the coding sequence ATGGTGAGTGCGGGCACGACCTCGGAGCCGGTCCGCCGGCGACATCCGGCGGTTCCCGACGCCATCGACGCGCTGACGCCGGACTGGCTGACCTCCGAGCTCGGCTCCGACGTCACCGATGTCCGTGTCGAGCAGATCGCCATGGACAGCGGTTTCTCGTCACTGCTGTACCGGCTGCACCTCACCGGCGATGGTGTCCCGCCGACTTTGATTGCGAAGCTGCCCGCCGTATCCGAAGCGCGCGGAGCGATGGAACTGCTTGGCGGCTACCGACGCGAGCTGGCCTTCTATCGGCATGTCGCCGGACACGCGCCCATCGCGACGCCGAGGGTTTACGCGGCACGAATGGAACCGGACTCCGTCGACTTCATCCTGTTGCTCGAAGACCTGCAGGCTTGGGACAACGCCGACCACCTCGCCGGACTTTCGATGAGTCGAGCGCGACTGTGTATCGAACAGCTGGCCGGACTCCATGCCTGGTCTGCCAACCCCGCGAATACCGCGGCGTTGCAGGAGTTTCCGAGCATTGACACGCCGATTGCGCGGGATCTGCTGGTGCCCGCCTTCGCGCCGGGCTGGCGGGTCTATCTCGAGAATTGCGCCGGTTCGGTCCCGGCGAGTGTCGGGCAGTTCGCCGAGGACTTTGCGCAGCGAGCGATGGCGGCGCTGCCTGCGCTGACCGAACGCGACATGCTGCTGCACGGCGATATCCGGGCCGACAACCTGTTCTTCGACGGTGACGAGATGAAGGTGGTCGACTTCCAGTTCGCCGCTCGCGGCTGTGGCGCGGCCGACATCGCCTACCTCGTCACCCAAGGTTTGCGTAGCGAGGCCCGTGAAGGCCACGACGAACTCCTTGTGCGGGAGTACCTCGATCACCTTGTCGCGCAGGGCGTGACGGACTATTCGTTCGACGACGCGTGGCGGCACTACAGATACGCTGCGGTCTATCTGATGGTTCTGCCCGTCATCACGCTCAACGGCTGGGACGCGCTGCCTGAACGGTCACGCCAACTATGCCTCACGCTCACCGATCGCGCAGTCGCCGCCATCGACGGGATCGACGCACTGGAGGTGTTCGAATGA
- a CDS encoding TetR/AcrR family transcriptional regulator: MPSPARGLTQPERVEISSRRLVEAAAELIVEKGWEATTAAEIGRRAGYSRAMVHARYGSKDAILDAFFLHDYVKQLSPEPDPDATGLQEAVGHFDRVRRLFSEDQDFLRAMFVATFEGVKTTSPLRQRVQRWLQRGIDKVEAGLRRGIEDGSVRADVDIDRATSDLSAAIFGAAYLWTALADGYDLDRELSYVRDRFIRDYGSTAR; this comes from the coding sequence GTGCCCTCACCTGCTCGTGGCCTGACGCAGCCGGAACGAGTCGAGATCTCCAGTCGGCGGCTGGTCGAGGCGGCGGCTGAGTTGATCGTCGAAAAGGGCTGGGAGGCAACTACAGCAGCGGAGATCGGCCGTCGAGCGGGCTACAGCCGGGCCATGGTCCACGCCAGGTACGGCAGTAAAGATGCGATTCTCGACGCCTTCTTTCTGCACGACTACGTCAAGCAACTCAGCCCCGAACCCGATCCTGATGCCACCGGCCTGCAGGAGGCAGTCGGCCACTTCGACCGGGTTCGACGGCTCTTCTCCGAGGACCAAGACTTTCTGCGCGCGATGTTCGTTGCCACGTTCGAGGGGGTCAAGACGACTTCGCCACTGCGCCAGCGCGTCCAGCGTTGGCTCCAACGCGGCATCGACAAAGTCGAGGCCGGGCTGCGACGCGGCATCGAGGACGGATCGGTTCGCGCTGACGTCGACATCGACCGCGCGACCAGCGATCTCAGCGCTGCCATCTTTGGCGCCGCGTACCTGTGGACCGCGCTGGCCGATGGCTATGACCTCGATCGCGAGTTGTCCTACGTCCGCGACCGGTTCATTCGCGACTACGGCTCGACTGCTCGCTGA
- a CDS encoding alpha/beta hydrolase, with product MKASERARLIGRDFAGVLPRAHAALANSGDWKPMSQRGARQLGEVVLDELALSGMTLTAPPPKLERTVDACAAAADELSGLSVADANSEPEPLRVASIRRRRIGRQVYEQMTFDHDPRLPQSLSSEGFGGPATAVVHLCRNGDDQRPWLVWVHGAGQGQPIDMLFSRARRLQDELGFNIALPVQPGHGARRDTWPTYPDMDPLNNVAGMMRVVSEVRAVIRWLRPQSSAIAVSGVSMGSPVAALAAHLEKVDGVAVYTPIFGLNAMIAAHLGRWGASVQDTIELLQSDTVASVASVVDHCDVEPTPPPSKRLIVGAWHDRMAMREPAQLLHERWGGELYWHLGSHVGHLFAGGVQQASEKFLRGVSEQSSRSRE from the coding sequence ATGAAGGCTTCCGAACGCGCCCGGCTCATCGGCCGCGATTTCGCCGGAGTGCTGCCCCGGGCGCACGCCGCCTTGGCGAACTCCGGTGACTGGAAGCCGATGTCGCAGCGCGGAGCCCGTCAACTTGGTGAGGTGGTGCTCGACGAGCTCGCCCTGTCGGGCATGACGTTGACCGCACCGCCGCCGAAACTCGAACGCACGGTGGACGCCTGCGCAGCAGCGGCCGATGAGTTGTCGGGGCTCAGTGTGGCAGACGCCAACTCCGAGCCGGAACCGTTGCGGGTCGCCTCTATTCGGCGACGCCGGATCGGCCGCCAGGTGTACGAACAGATGACATTCGACCACGATCCGCGACTGCCGCAGTCGCTGAGCAGCGAGGGGTTCGGCGGTCCCGCTACGGCGGTGGTGCACCTCTGCCGCAACGGTGACGACCAGCGGCCCTGGCTGGTGTGGGTGCACGGAGCTGGTCAGGGCCAACCCATCGACATGTTGTTCTCACGGGCCCGTCGACTTCAGGATGAACTGGGCTTCAACATCGCGCTGCCGGTACAGCCCGGCCACGGTGCCCGCCGCGACACTTGGCCCACCTATCCCGACATGGATCCGCTGAACAATGTCGCAGGCATGATGCGCGTGGTGTCCGAGGTTCGCGCGGTCATCCGGTGGCTGCGGCCGCAGTCCAGCGCGATCGCCGTATCCGGGGTGTCCATGGGAAGCCCGGTCGCCGCGCTGGCTGCACATCTCGAGAAGGTCGACGGCGTAGCGGTTTACACACCGATCTTCGGACTCAACGCGATGATCGCCGCGCACCTCGGCCGATGGGGAGCGTCGGTGCAGGACACCATCGAGCTGCTGCAGTCCGACACCGTGGCATCCGTCGCCTCGGTTGTCGATCACTGCGACGTCGAACCGACCCCGCCCCCGTCGAAGCGCCTCATCGTCGGCGCCTGGCATGATCGGATGGCGATGCGCGAGCCCGCCCAGCTGTTGCACGAGCGGTGGGGCGGCGAGTTGTACTGGCATCTGGGAAGCCATGTCGGGCATCTCTTCGCCGGCGGGGTCCAGCAGGCCTCGGAGAAGTTCCTCCGCGGAGTCAGCGAGCAGTCGAGCCGTAGTCGCGAATGA